One segment of Terriglobia bacterium DNA contains the following:
- a CDS encoding cytochrome c: MKWTSAVSAAFMTMALFLALSGAARTEDSKSKDTTAPVASAPAAHNNDAMRLEGEKRYRANCARCHAAPPKFPPRMMATIVRHMRVRANITDQDRRLILAYMTK, translated from the coding sequence GTGAAGTGGACATCAGCGGTTTCAGCAGCATTCATGACCATGGCGCTGTTTCTGGCTCTGTCGGGCGCGGCCCGGACGGAAGACAGCAAGAGCAAAGATACGACGGCGCCGGTAGCCTCGGCGCCGGCGGCGCACAACAATGATGCCATGCGGCTGGAAGGCGAAAAGCGCTATCGCGCCAACTGCGCGCGCTGCCACGCCGCGCCGCCCAAGTTTCCGCCACGCATGATGGCCACCATCGTCCGCCACATGCGCGTGCGCGCCAACATTACAGATCAAGACCGGCGACTGATCCTCGCCTACATGACGAAATAG